In the genome of Hymenobacter taeanensis, one region contains:
- a CDS encoding glycoside hydrolase family 10 protein has product MFRLLAPGRFPFLAFLILTWLLRSQLATAADTPPKRELRGVWIATVENIDWPSSRNLTPEQQRREYRRILDEHQRSGINAVFVQVRPASDAFYQSSLEPWSKWLTGTQGKAPTPLYDPLPFLIEEAHNRGMEFHAWFNPYRASMDSVTRRLAPNHPFRQHPEWFLRFGGKLLYNPGLPEVRNYITQVILDVVKRYDIDGVHFDDYFYPYPEAGLTIHDEQAFTQYNPHSLGLADWRRENVNELIHTLHDTIQSTKRWVKFGISPFGVWRNQTTDPNGSATKAFQGYDGLYADALEWLRQGWVDYVLPQLYWSSNFKVAQYPVLVEWWARNSNGRHLYIGHGAYRMLENTRADTTWRNPRELPRQVRLNRTFPTEVGGSVFFSSKSLLSNPLHTTDSLRQHEFRYPALVPAMPWLDGVPPRPAQSLTLTASAAANTLTWQPSPVAPDGDIAAYYVLYRFDSSTQPTPDDPRNILAVLRPQTGRGLFFADTTALRGVAYAYYLTAVDRLHNESAPVRVLSTGRPAEIVVAQAPAPTPTPPISTPPPAAPAPTVPARPVPAPRPTVSGNAPTKVKVKTKAKRKRGGFFDRLFGGR; this is encoded by the coding sequence ATGTTTCGATTACTTGCCCCCGGCCGCTTCCCGTTTCTTGCCTTTCTGATCCTCACCTGGTTACTGCGTAGCCAGTTGGCTACCGCTGCCGATACACCGCCCAAGCGGGAACTCCGGGGCGTTTGGATTGCCACCGTAGAGAATATTGACTGGCCCAGCAGCCGTAACCTCACCCCCGAGCAGCAGCGCCGCGAGTATCGTCGTATTCTCGATGAGCACCAGCGCAGCGGCATCAACGCCGTATTTGTGCAGGTGCGGCCCGCTTCTGATGCCTTCTATCAGAGCAGCCTAGAGCCCTGGAGCAAGTGGCTCACGGGCACCCAGGGCAAGGCCCCCACGCCGCTCTACGACCCCCTGCCGTTCCTGATTGAAGAGGCGCACAACCGGGGTATGGAGTTTCACGCCTGGTTTAATCCGTACCGCGCCTCCATGGACTCCGTGACGCGGCGCCTGGCTCCTAACCACCCCTTCCGGCAACACCCAGAGTGGTTCCTGCGCTTCGGAGGCAAGCTGCTGTATAATCCTGGTCTGCCTGAAGTGCGCAACTATATTACGCAGGTAATTCTGGATGTAGTAAAGCGCTACGATATCGATGGCGTCCACTTCGATGACTACTTCTATCCGTACCCCGAAGCGGGCCTGACTATTCATGATGAGCAGGCCTTTACCCAGTACAACCCCCACAGTCTGGGCCTGGCAGACTGGCGGCGCGAGAATGTGAATGAGCTCATTCATACCCTCCACGACACCATCCAGAGTACCAAGCGCTGGGTGAAGTTTGGCATCTCGCCCTTTGGCGTGTGGCGCAACCAAACCACCGACCCCAATGGCTCGGCTACCAAAGCCTTCCAGGGCTATGATGGCCTCTATGCCGATGCGCTGGAGTGGCTGCGCCAGGGCTGGGTTGATTACGTGCTGCCCCAATTATACTGGAGCAGCAACTTTAAAGTGGCCCAGTACCCGGTGCTGGTTGAGTGGTGGGCCCGTAACAGCAACGGCCGCCACCTGTACATTGGGCATGGAGCCTACCGCATGCTCGAGAATACCCGCGCCGATACTACCTGGCGCAACCCCCGCGAGCTGCCCCGCCAGGTGCGCCTCAACCGCACCTTCCCCACGGAGGTGGGCGGCAGCGTATTCTTCAGCTCCAAGTCGTTGCTCTCCAACCCCCTGCACACTACTGATTCTCTGCGCCAGCATGAGTTTCGCTACCCGGCGCTGGTGCCCGCCATGCCCTGGCTGGATGGTGTGCCCCCGCGCCCCGCGCAAAGCCTGACTCTAACGGCCTCTGCCGCCGCTAACACGCTTACCTGGCAGCCCAGCCCCGTTGCCCCCGACGGCGACATAGCTGCTTATTACGTGCTCTACCGCTTTGATAGCAGTACCCAACCTACCCCCGACGATCCGCGCAATATTCTGGCCGTGCTACGCCCCCAAACCGGGCGGGGCTTGTTTTTTGCCGATACTACCGCCCTCCGCGGAGTGGCCTACGCCTACTACCTCACGGCCGTTGACCGCCTGCACAATGAAAGCGCGCCGGTGCGGGTGCTCAGCACGGGGCGCCCAGCCGAAATTGTGGTAGCCCAAGCTCCTGCACCTACGCCCACGCCGCCGATTTCAACGCCGCCACCCGCCGCCCCTGCGCCCACAGTACCTGCTAGGCCAGTGCCTGCCCCACGGCCCACCGTGAGCGGTAACGCTCCCACTAAGGTCAAAGTCAAGACGAAAGCTAAACGCAAGCGCGGTGGCTTCTTTGATCGTCTGTTTGGTGGGCGCTAA
- a CDS encoding M15 family metallopeptidase, with protein sequence MSESSYGLSVITSVEEYQQLVQTRAGQRLVDLTERIPSLVLDIRYATPDNLLGEAVYSEARAFLREPVADALAQVQESLKARGLGLCVYDAYRPYSVTVRMYEQIQDEDFAAPPWRGSRHNRGCSVDVGLVKLSNGERVPLPTDFDEITPAARSRYGDLPAHVMLNRSILLATMHYYGFVNYPGEWWHFDHERWPEFDLLDLPFAAVKV encoded by the coding sequence ATGTCTGAGTCGTCTTACGGGCTTTCCGTCATTACTTCCGTAGAGGAATACCAGCAGTTGGTGCAGACCAGGGCGGGACAACGGCTCGTGGACCTAACCGAGCGGATTCCCTCCCTGGTGCTCGACATACGTTACGCCACCCCTGATAACCTGCTAGGTGAGGCCGTGTACTCCGAGGCACGGGCCTTCCTGCGGGAGCCGGTGGCCGATGCTCTAGCCCAGGTGCAGGAAAGCCTAAAAGCGCGTGGCCTGGGCTTATGCGTGTATGATGCCTACCGCCCCTACAGCGTAACGGTTCGCATGTACGAGCAGATTCAGGACGAAGACTTCGCGGCGCCGCCCTGGCGCGGCTCCCGCCACAACCGAGGCTGCTCCGTAGATGTGGGCTTGGTGAAACTAAGCAACGGAGAACGGGTGCCACTGCCCACCGACTTTGACGAGATAACGCCCGCCGCCCGCTCCCGCTACGGCGACCTGCCCGCCCACGTAATGCTTAACCGCAGCATCTTGCTGGCTACTATGCACTACTATGGCTTCGTTAACTACCCCGGCGAGTGGTGGCACTTTGACCATGAGCGCTGGCCCGAGTTTGACTTGCTGGATTTACCGTTTGCCGCCGTGAAGGTGTAG
- a CDS encoding serine hydrolase yields MEVFSQFFCRIGCLSGLALLPALAQAQPGNPLRRLLRQDAALAPVVRQAKAHRLQILYTQITRDAQGQPHFRSYQFRVRPREYFYPASSIKLPTAVLALEKLRALSASIPGLTPESPWRIDSAFAGQTRVLHDTSSATGRASLAQYLRKMLLVSDNDAYNRLYEFVGPAALNEGLQRHGLHHTVLRHRLSVGDQDPGARHANPITIYADTALQRPLYGQPAAVFAGEWPGVRQRRLRIGQAHFQGNQRLEEPLDFSTKNTTSLPDLQWVLRAILFPEAVPASQQLALDSADTRFLRRYLSMVPQASQHPRYSPAAYPDNYAKFLLAGGAAGPLPAGVQIFNKIGQAYGFLIDNAYIRNPEQNVEFLLSAVVYVNSDGVLNDDKYEYDTVGLPFLHRLGEVVYEYERKRKPQKRR; encoded by the coding sequence ATGGAGGTGTTTTCTCAGTTTTTCTGCCGGATTGGCTGCCTGAGTGGCCTGGCGCTGCTGCCGGCGTTAGCGCAGGCTCAACCCGGTAACCCCCTGCGGCGCCTGCTGCGGCAAGATGCGGCGCTGGCCCCGGTAGTACGCCAGGCCAAGGCCCACCGGCTCCAGATCCTGTACACTCAGATTACCCGCGACGCGCAAGGGCAGCCCCACTTTCGGAGCTACCAGTTTCGGGTGCGGCCGCGGGAGTACTTTTACCCGGCCAGCTCCATTAAGCTGCCCACCGCAGTTCTCGCCCTGGAGAAGCTGCGCGCGTTATCAGCCTCTATTCCGGGGCTCACGCCCGAGTCGCCGTGGCGAATTGATTCGGCGTTTGCCGGCCAGACGCGTGTGCTACACGATACCAGCAGCGCCACGGGGCGGGCCAGTTTAGCGCAATATCTGCGTAAAATGTTGCTGGTGAGTGATAACGACGCCTACAACCGACTGTATGAGTTTGTAGGCCCGGCGGCCCTGAACGAAGGCTTGCAGCGCCACGGCCTGCACCACACGGTGCTGCGCCACCGCCTTTCCGTGGGCGACCAGGACCCCGGCGCCCGGCACGCAAACCCCATCACAATTTATGCTGATACTGCCCTGCAGCGCCCGTTATATGGGCAGCCGGCTGCTGTCTTCGCGGGCGAGTGGCCTGGCGTGCGGCAGCGTAGGTTGCGCATTGGGCAGGCCCACTTCCAGGGAAACCAGCGCCTAGAGGAGCCCCTAGACTTCTCTACCAAAAACACTACCTCCCTGCCCGACCTGCAGTGGGTGCTGCGGGCCATCCTGTTTCCGGAAGCAGTGCCTGCCTCACAGCAGCTGGCCCTTGACTCCGCCGACACGCGCTTCCTGCGGCGCTACCTGAGCATGGTGCCCCAGGCCAGTCAACACCCGCGCTACTCTCCAGCCGCCTACCCCGATAACTACGCCAAGTTCCTGCTGGCCGGAGGAGCCGCTGGCCCGTTACCGGCCGGAGTACAGATCTTCAACAAGATTGGACAGGCCTATGGCTTCCTGATTGACAACGCCTACATCCGGAACCCTGAGCAAAACGTAGAGTTTTTGCTGAGCGCCGTGGTATATGTGAATTCCGATGGCGTGCTGAATGATGATAAGTACGAATACGACACCGTAGGCCTGCCTTTCCTGCATCGGTTGGGAGAAGTGGTGTACGAGTATGAGCGGAAGCGGAAGCCCCAAAAGCGACGGTAG
- a CDS encoding rhomboid family intramembrane serine protease gives MSAPDPTSYFAQKTDAELLYLAQHAQRYPAAVAQAAVQELQRRGLIPEELPQGPPVRPQPSASPDLTGWAFLRQISRGVFWPRPGYFVTPLLLWLNLLAYVLLALVGQNPLNPTAPDLVRWGANFTPLTLHGQPWRLLTSCFLHGGPGHLLMNMSSLVFLGLMTESLTGRGRLLLVYLLSGVGGGLLSLWWHSQGVLSVGASGAIFGLYGLLLATLAGHPTSFDRSARRTVLVLVFYLMASSLAGGLEAYSTDNAAHVGGLLTGFVLGWIWPGKQVHL, from the coding sequence ATGTCGGCCCCTGACCCCACCAGCTACTTTGCGCAAAAAACCGATGCCGAGCTGCTCTACCTGGCGCAGCACGCCCAGCGCTATCCGGCGGCGGTAGCGCAAGCGGCCGTGCAGGAGCTGCAGCGCCGGGGCCTGATTCCGGAGGAGCTGCCGCAGGGGCCACCGGTTCGGCCGCAGCCTTCGGCTTCGCCAGACCTAACGGGCTGGGCTTTTCTGCGCCAGATCAGCCGCGGGGTTTTCTGGCCGCGCCCCGGCTATTTTGTTACACCTCTACTGCTATGGCTTAACCTACTGGCCTACGTGCTGCTGGCCCTGGTTGGGCAGAACCCCCTCAACCCCACCGCGCCTGATCTGGTGCGCTGGGGTGCCAATTTCACCCCACTTACCCTGCATGGGCAGCCCTGGCGCCTGCTTACCAGCTGCTTCCTGCATGGCGGGCCGGGGCACTTGCTTATGAATATGTCGTCGTTGGTGTTTCTGGGGCTGATGACGGAGAGCCTGACGGGGCGCGGCCGGCTGCTGCTGGTGTACTTGTTAAGCGGGGTGGGTGGGGGCCTGCTCAGTTTGTGGTGGCACAGCCAGGGCGTACTGTCAGTAGGAGCTTCGGGCGCCATTTTTGGGCTCTACGGGCTGCTTCTGGCTACGCTGGCGGGGCACCCTACATCCTTCGACCGCTCTGCCCGCCGCACCGTGCTAGTTCTGGTGTTTTATCTGATGGCCAGCAGCCTCGCGGGTGGCCTGGAGGCCTACTCCACCGACAATGCCGCCCACGTGGGCGGCCTCCTCACGGGTTTTGTGCTGGGCTGGATCTGGCCTGGTAAACAAGTTCATTTATAA
- a CDS encoding T9SS type A sorting domain-containing protein gives MKLLLRTVTAALAALLYSSAALAQTAPTVPNGAMETWVTRNSGEVPQSWLNVDDVIAYLADVPSLPVSSLTMTKSSDAHGGSFAAQLETKVFAAIQQSVPGQMFLGTRLNPNGSGDFFGGIPYTSRPTRLQFWYKATIAPNAADKPAFAIQLLKTNGGTTQEVAYIDGLLPEASTYTLVDVPITYYQTFAPDTMQMFFTSSHLQNVTVGNKLSVDDITLAGVVTASRNPATESALQIYPNPSKGGEFSLASLGNAAISTAPFIVSDVTGREVLRQAAASPADSHGRLVDLRGQRPGLYTLRLQTPEGHIVRKLVVE, from the coding sequence ATGAAACTACTCCTACGTACTGTGACGGCGGCGCTGGCAGCGCTGCTTTACTCTTCTGCGGCGCTAGCGCAAACGGCCCCCACCGTGCCCAACGGTGCAATGGAGACTTGGGTAACGCGCAACAGTGGCGAGGTTCCGCAGAGTTGGCTTAACGTGGATGACGTTATTGCTTACCTCGCCGACGTGCCCAGCTTGCCGGTGTCTTCCCTCACCATGACCAAGTCTTCGGATGCGCATGGTGGCAGCTTTGCCGCTCAGCTGGAAACCAAGGTATTTGCCGCCATTCAGCAGTCGGTACCAGGCCAGATGTTTTTGGGCACCCGGCTTAACCCTAATGGCAGCGGCGACTTTTTTGGGGGTATCCCCTACACCAGTCGTCCTACGCGCTTGCAGTTCTGGTATAAAGCCACCATTGCGCCTAATGCGGCCGATAAGCCCGCCTTTGCCATTCAGCTGCTGAAAACGAACGGTGGCACTACCCAGGAGGTGGCCTACATTGACGGGCTGCTGCCGGAGGCATCTACCTACACGCTTGTAGATGTGCCCATTACCTATTACCAAACCTTTGCGCCCGACACCATGCAGATGTTCTTCACGAGCAGCCACCTGCAGAACGTCACCGTTGGTAACAAGCTCTCTGTGGATGATATAACCCTGGCGGGCGTAGTTACGGCTTCCCGCAACCCGGCCACCGAGTCGGCGCTGCAGATTTACCCCAACCCCAGCAAAGGCGGAGAATTCTCGCTGGCCTCTCTGGGTAATGCCGCCATCTCAACGGCGCCCTTCATAGTGTCTGACGTTACGGGGCGTGAGGTACTGCGCCAGGCGGCAGCCTCCCCCGCCGACTCGCACGGCCGACTGGTAGACTTACGCGGCCAACGCCCTGGTTTGTACACTCTACGCCTGCAAACTCCAGAAGGCCACATTGTGCGTAAACTGGTAGTTGAATAG
- a CDS encoding esterase/lipase family protein: MSETPDSTASTSAAGGSRWRRVAAAAGRVARAPLVGAEFLYRAGQENMHFTLPVLNGAFGDQLAARQDSRTIQMSFRRHEADVPVADLRLTPGPTGRPQKTVVFLHGLMGDEIIWQAGSTTGPRYGPALQQDLGACCLYVRYNSGLHISENGQQLHQLLTELVRAFPAAVGELVLVGHSMGGLVIRSAGYYAEQEARSGSETATAEGPGLEPTQPASWLGHLRDVLLLGVPNDGSFLEQNSFFTSLILRKINLWPTRFVSGLIDQRSNGIKDLRHARLVEQDWQNPHADDLFPPRTVVPPLPGVHYHILVGSLLKSATSVLHEYFGDGLVGAGSAHGRIFRDPAAPPDLRISTQVYPKLHHGTLLSNPEVYAYLRDVVAQ; this comes from the coding sequence GTGTCAGAAACGCCAGACTCTACCGCATCTACCTCCGCAGCTGGCGGCAGCCGGTGGCGCCGGGTGGCCGCCGCGGCCGGGCGCGTTGCGCGGGCCCCACTGGTGGGGGCCGAGTTTCTGTACCGGGCCGGGCAGGAGAACATGCACTTTACCCTGCCGGTGCTCAACGGTGCCTTCGGCGACCAGCTTGCGGCGCGCCAGGATTCCCGGACCATTCAGATGAGCTTCCGGCGTCATGAGGCGGACGTACCCGTGGCAGATCTGCGCCTCACCCCAGGCCCTACGGGGCGGCCCCAGAAAACGGTGGTATTTCTGCACGGCCTTATGGGCGATGAAATTATCTGGCAGGCGGGTTCTACCACGGGCCCGCGCTACGGCCCCGCGCTTCAGCAGGACTTAGGCGCGTGCTGCCTCTACGTGCGCTACAACTCGGGACTGCATATTTCAGAAAATGGGCAGCAGCTACACCAACTGCTAACCGAACTGGTGCGCGCCTTTCCGGCTGCAGTGGGCGAGCTGGTGCTGGTAGGCCACAGCATGGGCGGCCTGGTTATCCGGAGCGCCGGGTATTACGCTGAGCAGGAGGCCCGGAGCGGCAGTGAGACGGCTACGGCAGAAGGGCCTGGTCTGGAGCCTACCCAACCCGCCAGCTGGCTAGGCCACCTCCGCGACGTGCTACTGTTGGGCGTACCCAACGATGGCTCATTTTTAGAGCAGAACAGCTTTTTCACTTCCCTGATTCTGCGCAAAATCAACCTGTGGCCTACGCGGTTTGTGAGTGGCCTGATTGACCAGCGCAGCAACGGCATCAAAGACCTGCGCCACGCCCGGCTGGTGGAGCAGGACTGGCAGAACCCACACGCCGACGACCTGTTTCCGCCCCGCACGGTGGTGCCGCCCCTACCCGGCGTGCACTACCACATTCTGGTGGGCTCCCTGTTGAAGTCGGCTACCTCGGTGCTGCATGAGTATTTCGGCGACGGGCTGGTGGGGGCCGGCAGTGCTCACGGCCGCATCTTCCGCGACCCAGCCGCCCCACCCGACCTGCGTATTAGCACGCAAGTGTACCCCAAGCTCCACCACGGCACCCTGCTCAGCAACCCCGAAGTATATGCCTACCTGCGCGATGTGGTGGCACAATAA
- a CDS encoding ferredoxin--NADP reductase, giving the protein MTIPLRITHIQEEAPQAKTFWLEPPYSIQYRAGQYLTLLHPRHPGLRRSYSLSSAPEVDSGLTITLRRVANGLFSRWLIDEAAVGDEVLTLGAGGLFTLPTHSEVAYEQLLLFAAGSGITPVFSLLKSVLHTQPEVRVLLIYSNRTPEDAIFGRELRKMAARYPGRLHVEFLFSNYPDLARARLYKDLLVTLVQQHATTTPARMLAYVCGPLDYMRMCTYGLHALGLSADRIRRENFVPPPSTRPALPPDTATRTVEVEVGGHTHRLPVAFPDTILRAARKQGLTLPYSCEAGVCGNCVARCVSGHVWLSYNEVLTERDLAQGLTLTCVGHPVGGNVRLLV; this is encoded by the coding sequence GTGACCATTCCACTGCGCATTACGCATATTCAAGAAGAAGCCCCGCAGGCCAAAACGTTCTGGCTGGAGCCGCCCTACTCTATTCAGTACCGGGCCGGGCAATACCTCACGCTGCTCCATCCGCGCCACCCGGGGCTGCGGCGGTCCTATTCGCTGTCATCGGCGCCGGAGGTGGATAGTGGCCTGACCATCACGCTACGCCGGGTGGCCAATGGGTTATTCTCGCGGTGGCTGATTGATGAAGCGGCCGTGGGCGATGAGGTGCTCACACTGGGAGCCGGCGGGTTGTTTACGCTGCCCACGCACTCAGAAGTGGCCTACGAGCAGTTGCTGCTGTTTGCCGCCGGCAGCGGCATCACGCCGGTATTCTCCCTGCTAAAGTCGGTGCTGCACACTCAGCCCGAAGTGCGGGTGCTGCTCATCTACAGCAACCGCACCCCCGAGGATGCCATTTTTGGGCGAGAGTTACGAAAGATGGCAGCGCGTTACCCCGGTCGGCTGCACGTGGAGTTTCTCTTCAGCAATTACCCTGATCTAGCAAGGGCGCGGCTGTACAAAGACTTGCTCGTAACACTTGTGCAGCAGCACGCTACCACCACCCCGGCCCGAATGCTGGCCTACGTATGTGGCCCCCTCGATTACATGCGGATGTGCACGTATGGTTTGCATGCCCTAGGCCTATCGGCCGACCGCATTCGGCGAGAGAATTTTGTGCCGCCCCCTTCTACCCGGCCTGCTCTTCCGCCTGATACGGCCACGCGCACTGTGGAGGTGGAAGTAGGCGGGCACACGCACCGTCTCCCCGTCGCCTTCCCCGATACCATTTTGCGAGCCGCCCGCAAGCAAGGCCTGACCTTGCCCTACAGCTGCGAGGCCGGCGTGTGCGGCAATTGCGTAGCCCGGTGCGTATCGGGGCACGTGTGGCTTTCCTACAACGAGGTCTTGACTGAGCGTGACCTTGCCCAGGGCCTCACGCTGACCTGCGTAGGCCACCCCGTAGGCGGCAACGTACGGCTACTTGTGTAA
- a CDS encoding outer membrane beta-barrel protein: MMRLPVLIGAAAVLNCYSATAQTPDSVPAAGKWYVGAGAGYHYYYSINRPYVRARPVYLMGGYTVTPKVSLQAEVQYGRVVNQTHNQGQVDGELYDFTYREETRSTAVTLLARFNRSQPSHHLQFDWLLGLAVVSGMQKDAAYRTSTTTGASSAYYYQPIRETTPHLVGGLGLRYLLGPHLSIGGELLISKNTKIPPVSVWGLAPGFGANLGVSYRFGAPAY, translated from the coding sequence ATGATGCGTTTACCTGTGCTTATAGGAGCTGCTGCAGTGCTTAACTGCTATTCCGCTACTGCGCAAACACCCGATTCGGTGCCCGCAGCGGGCAAGTGGTATGTTGGGGCTGGGGCCGGGTACCACTATTATTATTCTATTAACCGGCCCTACGTTCGGGCTCGGCCAGTGTACCTGATGGGGGGCTACACCGTCACCCCTAAAGTGTCACTGCAGGCTGAAGTGCAGTATGGCCGGGTGGTCAATCAAACCCATAACCAGGGCCAGGTTGACGGGGAGCTGTATGATTTCACGTATCGTGAGGAAACACGCAGCACTGCGGTAACGCTCCTGGCTCGCTTTAACCGAAGCCAGCCGAGCCACCATCTGCAATTTGATTGGCTGCTAGGTCTGGCAGTGGTGAGCGGAATGCAAAAAGATGCGGCTTACCGCACCAGCACCACAACAGGAGCTAGCTCGGCCTATTATTATCAACCCATTCGTGAAACCACGCCTCACCTAGTGGGTGGCCTGGGCCTACGCTACTTGCTGGGGCCGCACCTTTCTATCGGTGGAGAACTGCTAATAAGCAAGAACACGAAAATTCCACCTGTCTCGGTTTGGGGATTAGCCCCCGGGTTCGGGGCTAATTTGGGGGTTAGCTACCGGTTTGGAGCCCCGGCTTACTAG
- a CDS encoding glycoside hydrolase family 31 protein — MADTIQENNYMVNDLAARAKQEFYPGQVVSCQQSGADFLFQCDNNVQLQLQVITDKVLRFRFATDNGFAPDFSYAFPEGVPARQEPEFLEFREKLDHYRITTDRLICTISKANLASRVLDRSGSVLSEDEKGFHWEYEYETGNDIVKMSKLVQSGAHYYGLGDKPENMNLRGKQFTNWGTDTYGYVKGSDPLYKNIPFFLALHQKIAHGIFFDNTFKASFDFAAERADVASFWAQGGEMNYYFIYGPSLLEVTEEYTRLTCPPELPPLWALGYHQCKWSYFPESLFKGIAKGFRDRQIPCDALYLDIDYMDGYRCFTWNPTHFPDPKRMVRELAEDGFKTIVIIDPGIKIDPNYSVYREGLANDYFCRRADGPLMKGSVWPGLCNFPDYTRPEVREWWAGLFKGLIQEDGVKGVWNDMNEPAVFEKGTFPDDVRFSYDGHQASHKKAHNIYGMQMARATAAGVKQFSYPNRPFTITRSTYSGGQRYSSGWTGDNVASWEHLWLANIQCQRLSISGFSFIGSDIGGFIDTPDGELYVRWVALGAFHPFFRTHSSGDHGDQEPWSFGEQYAELAKGFIELRYRLLPYMYTTFWQYTQQGTPMLRPLAFLDQTDTDTYLRMAEFALGDHLLVCPITTPGADGRWMYLPRGNWFYYWTDEAKAGGAEVWASAPLDRIPLFIKAGAVLPMYPLMQYVGEKVVEEVTLHVYYKNGTETSVLYEDGGEGYGYQNGQSTTRRFKVKGTETGLVLQQETEGDYQPTFTTYRVVLHGLPFAAAAFSLDGTPADGEETITETGLSLPSVVVGASFTELVIG, encoded by the coding sequence ATGGCCGATACTATTCAGGAGAACAATTACATGGTAAACGACTTGGCCGCACGGGCCAAGCAGGAGTTTTATCCTGGCCAAGTCGTTTCCTGTCAGCAGTCTGGGGCTGATTTTCTCTTTCAGTGCGACAACAACGTCCAGCTCCAGCTTCAGGTAATTACTGATAAAGTTCTGCGCTTCCGGTTCGCTACTGATAACGGGTTTGCCCCCGATTTCAGCTACGCTTTCCCTGAAGGAGTGCCGGCCCGGCAGGAGCCCGAGTTCCTGGAATTTCGGGAGAAGCTCGACCACTACCGCATCACCACCGACCGCCTCATTTGCACCATCTCGAAAGCCAACCTGGCCAGCCGCGTGCTCGACCGCTCCGGCTCGGTGCTGAGCGAAGACGAGAAAGGCTTTCACTGGGAGTATGAGTACGAAACCGGCAACGACATCGTGAAGATGAGCAAGCTGGTGCAAAGCGGCGCCCACTACTACGGCCTCGGCGACAAGCCCGAGAACATGAACCTGCGCGGCAAGCAGTTCACCAACTGGGGTACCGATACCTACGGCTACGTGAAGGGCTCCGACCCGCTCTACAAGAACATTCCGTTTTTCCTGGCCTTGCACCAGAAAATTGCGCACGGCATCTTCTTCGATAACACCTTTAAGGCTTCCTTTGATTTTGCCGCTGAGCGGGCCGACGTAGCCAGCTTCTGGGCGCAGGGCGGCGAGATGAACTACTATTTCATCTACGGCCCCTCGCTGCTGGAAGTAACCGAGGAGTACACCCGCCTGACCTGCCCGCCTGAGCTGCCCCCGCTGTGGGCCCTGGGCTACCACCAGTGCAAGTGGAGCTACTTCCCCGAGAGCCTGTTCAAGGGCATTGCCAAGGGCTTCCGCGACCGGCAGATACCCTGCGACGCGCTCTACCTCGACATCGACTACATGGATGGCTACCGGTGCTTTACCTGGAACCCCACCCACTTCCCCGACCCCAAGCGCATGGTGCGGGAGCTGGCCGAGGATGGCTTCAAGACCATTGTCATCATTGACCCCGGCATCAAGATTGACCCCAACTACAGCGTGTATCGCGAAGGGCTGGCCAATGACTACTTCTGCCGCCGCGCCGATGGGCCCCTGATGAAGGGCTCTGTGTGGCCCGGCCTCTGCAACTTCCCCGACTATACCCGCCCTGAAGTGCGCGAGTGGTGGGCCGGCCTGTTTAAGGGCCTGATTCAGGAAGACGGGGTGAAGGGCGTGTGGAACGACATGAACGAGCCCGCCGTGTTCGAGAAGGGCACCTTCCCCGACGATGTGCGCTTCAGCTACGACGGTCACCAGGCCTCGCACAAAAAGGCCCATAACATCTACGGCATGCAGATGGCGCGGGCTACGGCGGCCGGTGTGAAGCAGTTCAGCTACCCCAACCGCCCGTTCACCATCACGCGCAGCACCTACTCGGGTGGGCAGCGCTACTCCTCCGGCTGGACCGGCGACAACGTGGCTTCCTGGGAGCATCTGTGGCTGGCCAACATCCAGTGCCAGCGCCTAAGCATTTCGGGCTTCAGCTTTATTGGGTCTGATATCGGGGGCTTTATTGACACGCCCGATGGGGAGCTGTACGTGCGTTGGGTAGCGCTGGGAGCGTTCCATCCGTTCTTCCGGACCCACAGCTCCGGCGACCACGGCGACCAGGAGCCCTGGAGCTTCGGGGAGCAGTACGCCGAGCTGGCCAAGGGCTTTATTGAGCTGCGCTACCGCCTGCTGCCCTACATGTACACCACTTTCTGGCAGTACACGCAGCAAGGCACGCCCATGCTGCGCCCCCTGGCCTTCCTCGACCAGACCGACACCGATACCTACCTGCGGATGGCCGAGTTTGCCCTCGGCGACCATCTGCTGGTGTGCCCCATTACTACGCCCGGCGCCGATGGCCGCTGGATGTACCTGCCCCGTGGCAACTGGTTCTATTACTGGACCGATGAGGCCAAAGCCGGCGGCGCCGAAGTGTGGGCCAGCGCCCCCCTCGACCGGATTCCGCTGTTCATTAAGGCCGGTGCCGTACTGCCCATGTACCCGCTGATGCAATACGTAGGCGAGAAAGTGGTAGAAGAAGTGACCCTGCACGTGTACTACAAGAACGGAACGGAAACCAGTGTGCTCTATGAGGATGGGGGCGAGGGCTACGGTTACCAGAACGGCCAGAGCACTACGCGCCGCTTTAAAGTGAAAGGCACCGAAACCGGCCTGGTGCTGCAGCAGGAAACCGAGGGCGACTATCAGCCCACCTTTACCACCTACCGCGTGGTGCTGCACGGCCTGCCCTTTGCGGCCGCCGCGTTCAGCCTCGATGGTACTCCTGCAGACGGGGAAGAAACTATTACCGAAACCGGTCTCAGCCTACCGAGCGTAGTGGTTGGGGCTAGTTTTACGGAGTTGGTGATTGGGTAG